The DNA window AGATCTCTTTAGAACCCGCATCTATGGTGCGGGCTCAGTCATTTATCCAGGGGCGGGGAGGGATGAAATGTGACATAGGGGTCAGGTAATGAAAATCAATAACTAAAATCTAGAAAGGATGGTAGAAGACATGAACAATCTGAATCGTCAAGATCAGAACCAGGTAAGTGGCAGGGGTGATGCTGAGGTCATAATGCTCACCCAGAAAGAGCTGGCTGAGATCGTCGCTACTGCGGTAAATGCTGCGCTTGAGGCAAGGGAAGAAGCAAGGCCAGCGGCTCCTCAGCCGGTAACCCCGGAGGAGGCAAAGGCCCAGATAAAGGCGGCGGCAGACTCCGTCGGGAGGACCGCAGTTGATTGCCTCAAGATCGCAGGCGGAGGGCTACTCGGGGCGATAGACGAGCTCTTTACCGCAGGCCTGAGAGTGGGGCTTCGCGTCACCGGGAGGATGCGGTAGCACATACATACAAAGGCGCAAAGAGTATGTGCAGTGGAGTGGTTCCAATTGGGGCCACTCCATTTAATTCTGATTGGAGAGGAGACTGAATATCTTGAAGAAAGGATTCTCACTGTATTCCGTCCGGCTCGTGAAGTCAAGGACCATTCCATATGTTAGTACAGGGGTAAGCATCAACAACGCGTCAATAGCAGCAGATGTCGCGCGGCTGTATTACAGCGGCACAGACCGGGAGATCTTCTCTGTTCTTCTTCTCAACACCAGGAACCAGCTCGTAGGCGCAAACATAGCGAGTATCGGGACCTTGAACTCAAGCTTGGTGCACCCGCGAGAGGTATTCAAGCCTGCGATACTGGCCAATGCGTTTGAGGTCATACTCGTCCATAACCACCCGAGCGGTGATCCCACGCCGAGCAGGGAGGACATAGAGATCACAAGACGTATGGTCCAGGCGGGGAACCTGCTGGACATACCGGTCGTAGACCTATCATACTTGCCGAGGATCGCTATGCCAGCATGCGGGAGACAGGCCTGGCATATCTACCCTGAACGGTCAAGATTGGCTGGGTAACCATAGGTATAATCCCACCAATTTGCTGTGCATATATAGGCTACCCCCTACCATATAACCTTCAAGCATATCTGGGAGGTAAGAGATGCCCGCACCGAATGGCGGGCATTTCCTCTCCTTGTGGAGCGGAATGCGAAGTCCAAGAGAGTAAGAGGAGGCTAAGATCATGATTAAGATTAGATTTCATGGAGCGGTCATCATGTGTAAATCCTGTGGCAATGGATTATTCGAGGAGGTGATAGATGACCACTGCCAGATATTCCGGTGCCTGAAATGCAGGGAGACTATCGCCTTCGGCAACGCTGCCCTGGTGGAACGAATCAAACTACCCGCGGACCTTGCAAGGGACGACACCAGTATGCGCTAGTCAATTCCTCAGTCGCTATGTATCAGAGACTGGTGGCAAGCATTCATTAGGGCCCCGGGGATACACCCACCCATCGCTATTGCGGGTGGGCCTTTGTTTTCTCGGGGGGAATATCTGTTC is part of the Bacillota bacterium genome and encodes:
- a CDS encoding JAB domain-containing protein produces the protein MKSRTIPYVSTGVSINNASIAADVARLYYSGTDREIFSVLLLNTRNQLVGANIASIGTLNSSLVHPREVFKPAILANAFEVILVHNHPSGDPTPSREDIEITRRMVQAGNLLDIPVVDLSYLPRIAMPACGRQAWHIYPERSRLAG